In the Gossypium raimondii isolate GPD5lz chromosome 9, ASM2569854v1, whole genome shotgun sequence genome, one interval contains:
- the LOC105799970 gene encoding protein NODULATION SIGNALING PATHWAY 2: MMQSDNFPPSSWPFESFLNSSIDQLEVQPYGLNMSENFDGCEFSSSFNTREDSPEISHFSTMVSGEIFPCNDHLQEFLVPLEGLESMLTDGIEDLYDCLDEGEDSFGSMMPLSSQSQDVCSPSASIRSSEASADMTSTQSSLTLPGDSMEIDNQLSLFHLLKAYGEATEKNQSELAEVILRCVGEKASPVGETWERIAFNLSQDIQHQSDYLMQESSKNFEAAFRVFYQVFPYWRFAHFAANSAILEAMPNDADTLHIVDFNIGEGLQWPPVIEALAWKHKSMRLTSIRWEEEDSAHSPWRFKGTMRQLCNHAKSFGLKLEVEEMGIHDLVNELKMKKRGGAGEWLAFNCMVGMGKGKRRKIVNEFLNVAKEVLASSGNYFARDRGVITFGDGDACEKLKDCSGFGTFFNGQLMHYQAVLESMESNFAKHLVQARMAMECLFVGPNICGQAWLQKWKEINEICDFDAGTALEGLRVSSERLMEAKEIVRERDTLFEVSIGGVSGNELALEWRGNTLVRVSSWRNTQL, from the coding sequence ATGATGCAATCAGATAATTTTCCACCTTCTTCATGGCCATTCGAAAGCTTCTTGAATTCAAGCATTGATCAGCTCGAAGTGCAACCATATGGGCTCAATatgagtgaaaattttgatgGTTGTGAATTCTCTTCTTCATTCAATACCAGGGAGGATTCCCCTGAAATTTCCCATTTCTCTACAATGGTCTCTGGTGAGATTTTCCCATGTAATGATCATCTTCAGGAATTTTTAGTCCCCTTGGAAGGGCTTGAGTCTATGTTGACTGATGGGATTGAGGATCTATATGATTGTTTGGATGAGGGTGAAGACAGCTTTGGTTCAATGATGCCATTGTCCTCTCAAAGTCAAGATGTATGTAGCCCTAGTGCATCCATAAGATCTAGTGAGGCATCCGCTGATATGACATCAACCCAATCATCACTTACCCTTCCTGGAGATTCCATGGAAATCGATAATCAATTGAGCTTGTTTCATCTTCTCAAGGCTTATGGAGAGGCCACTGAAAAGAACCAGTCAGAGCTTGCGGAGGTGATCCTAAGGTGCGTGGGTGAAAAAGCTAGTCCAGTAGGTGAAACTTGGGAAAGGATTGCATTCAATTTGTCTCAAGATATTCAACATCAAAGCGATTATCTAATGCAAGAGTCTAGCAAGAACTTTGAGGCAGCCTTCAGGGTATTCTATCAGGTGTTTCCCTATTGGAGGTTTGCTCATTTTGCTGCTAATTCGGCAATCCTTGAAGCGATGCCGAATGATGCAGACACGCTACATATAGTGGATTTCAACATCGGTGAGGGACTTCAGTGGCCTCCGGTGATTGAGGCGCTGGCATGGAAACACAAGTCGATGAGACTGACATCGATAAGATGGGAAGAGGAAGACTCTGCTCACTCTCCTTGGAGATTTAAGGGCACAATGAGGCAACTTTGCAACCATGCCAAGTCTTTTGGTCTAAAGTTGGAAGTGGAAGAAATGGGAATCCATGATTTGGTGAATGAGCTAAAGATGAAGAAACGAGGTGGCGCTGGAGAATGGTTGGCCTTCAATTGCATGGTAGGGATGGGAAAAGGCAAGAGAAGGAAGATTGTAAATGAGTTTCTAAACGTAGCGAAAGAAGTATTGGCAAGTTCAGGCAACTACTTTGCAAGAGACAGGGGGGTCATAACATTTGGTGATGGAGATGCTTGCGAAAAACTGAAAGACTGCTCAGGATTTGGCACATTCTTTAATGGCCAATTGATGCACTATCAAGCTGTATTAGAATCGATGGAATCCAACTTCGCAAAGCACCTGGTGCAAGCAAGAATGGCAATGGAGTGTCTGTTTGTAGGACCTAATATATGTGGTCAAGCATGGTTACAAAAGTGGAAGGAGATAAATGAAATTTGCGATTTTGATGCAGGCACCGCATTGGAGGGTTTGAGGGTGAGCTCAGAGAGATTAATGGAAGCTAAAGAAATAGTGAGAGAAAGGGATACTTTATTTGAGGTGAGCATTGGAGGGGTTTCTGGGAACGAGTTAGCCTTGGAGTGGAGAGGCAATACACTAGTCAGAGTCTCCTCTTGGAGAAACACACAACTGTAG
- the LOC105799969 gene encoding probable L-type lectin-domain containing receptor kinase VI.1, producing the protein MAFLLFWFILFPVIAQPQPTNFIFHGFNRSEPKLTLDGASISSPSGALELTNDSRDAIGHAFYSEPLQMLDDKSSPSPKASSFSTTFVLAIVTPSSGRGGHGLAFTLSPSKQFPRALPEHYMGIFNSETDGSSSNHIVAVEFDTVNGYNDGLDSKGNHVGININTMYSTVTEPAAYYVKNTELKEDMILESGDPIQAWIEYDGNFVNVTICPFHLNKPSKPLISHPIDLTPFVQETMYVGFSASTGQKSSSHYILGWSFSTNGTAAQLNTSRLPMAPSKQNDGSSFDSRVIGLIVALSTLTVLLFGILIYFTLYKRNAKYEDLEDWELDCPHRFRYKDLYAATRGFQLSEIIGVGGFAAVYKGVLPTTGTEVAVKKITQSSIQGLREFVAEIESLGRLRHKNLVYLQGWCKRKHDLLLVYDYIPNGSLYSLLFNQEQGFVLSWEQRFNIIKGIAAGLLYLHEEWELVVIHRDVKSSNVLIDADMNARLGDFGLARLYDHGTDSHTTNIVGTIGYIAPELARNGKASTSSDVFAYGVLLLEIVCGRKPVDSRNFFLVDWVIECHQMGHILDATDPKLNSSYVTEEVKLVLLLGLLCSHPKPEVRPSMSKIVRYLNGDERIPSIDNWEAFDSSDETYLKYLKTISSDSITKSYRLSSIAGFSSSSMSSGR; encoded by the coding sequence ATGGCTTTCCTTCTCTTCTGGTTTATCTTATTCCCAGTTATTGCTCAACCTCAGCCCACAAATTTCATCTTCCATGGTTTCAATCGAAGTGAACCCAAGCTTACCCTTGACGGAGCTTCTATTAGTAGTCCCAGTGGCGCCCTAGAGCTGACAAACGATTCACGTGACGCTATTGGCCATGCATTCTATTCAGAACCATTACAAATGTTGGACGACAAGTCTTCACCTTCTCCCAAAGCTTCTTCTTTTAGCACAACTTTCGTGTTAGCTATCGTTACTCCAAGCTCAGGGAGAGGAGGCCATGGCCTTGCTTTCACGTTATCCCCTTCCAAGCAGTTCCCCAGAGCTCTACCAGAGCATTACATGGGAATATTCAACTCGGAGACGGATGGGTCATCCTCCAACCATATTGTTGCAGTGGAATTCGATACTGTCAATGGATACAACGACGGTTTAGACAGCAAAGGAAATCATGTTGGGATTAACATCAATACCATGTATTCGACCGTGACGGAACCGGCCGCTTATTATGTCAAAAACACAGAGCTAAAGGAGGATATGATATTGGAGAGCGGTGATCCCATCCAGGCCTGGATAGAATATGATGGCAACTTTGTGAATGTTACAATCTGTCCCTTTCACCTAAACAAACCCTCTAAGCCTCTCATTTCCCATCCCATTGACTTAACACCTTTTGTTCAGGAAACCATGTACGTTGGCTTTTCTGCATCTACGGGACAAAAGTCGAGCTCTCATTACATCTTAGGATGGAGCTTCTCCACGAATGGAACAGCGGCCCAACTCAATACTTCCCGACTACCTATGGCACCGTCAAAACAAAACGATGGATCTTCTTTTGATTCTCGAGTTATTGGTCTTATTGTTGCTTTATCCACCTTGACTGTTTTGTTGTTCGGAATATTGATCTATTTTACTTTGTACAAAAGAAATGCCAAGTACGAGGATCTTGAAGATTGGGAATTAGATTGTCCTCACCGGTTCCGATACAAGGATCTTTATGCAGCAACAAGGGGTTTCCAGCTGAGCGAGATAATAGGAGTTGGAGGATTTGCTGCAGTGTACAAAGGTGTGTTGCCTACAACTGGAACTGAAGTTGCTGTTAAAAAGATaactcaaagttcaatccaagGTCTGAGAGAATTCGTAGCGGAGATCGAAAGCTTAGGAAGATTAAGGCACAAGAATTTGGTTTATCTCCAAGGATGGTGCAAGCGAAAGCATGATCTTCTTCTGGTCTATGATTACATTCCCAACGGAAGCCTTTATTCCCTCCTTTTCAATCAAGAACAAGGCTTTGTGTTAAGCTGGGAACAAAGATTCAATATCATTAAAGGCATTGCTGCGGGACTACTGTATCTGCATGAAGAATGGGAGTTGGTGGTAATCCACAGAGACGTGAAGTCTAGCAATGTTCTAATAGATGCTGACATGAATGCGCGGCTGGGGGACTTTGGCCTTGCAAGGTTGTACGATCATGGTACAGATTCGCACACCACTAACATTGTGGGCACTATTGGGTATATTGCACCAGAACTGGCTCGCAATGGCAAGGCTTCTACTAGCTCAGACGTTTTTGCATATGGGGTTTTGCTCCTTGAAATTGTTTGCGGGAGAAAGCCAGTTGATTCAAGGAACTTCTTCTTGGTAGATTGGGTGATAGAGTGCCACCAAATGGGTCATATTCTTGATGCAACGGACCCTAAGTTGAATTCCAGTTATGTAACGGAAGAGGTGAAGCTGGTCCTGCTGTTGGGTCTTCTTTGTTCTCATCCAAAGCCTGAAGTTAGGCCTAGCATGAGCAAAATCGTGCGCTATCTCAACGGGGATGAACGTATTCCTTCCATTGATAACTGGGAGGCGTTTGATTCTAGCGATGAAACTTACTTGAAGTACTTGAAAACAATTTCTTCTGATAGTATCACAAAATCTTATCGCTTGTCTTCCATCGCTGGTTTCTCTTCCAGTTCCATGAGCAGCGGCAGATAG
- the LOC105799974 gene encoding gamma-interferon-responsive lysosomal thiol protein, which produces MASAGFFTCMLLALFIGIWPCHAQNVTLSVYYETLCPYCSDFIVNHLVKLFHSRLFSIVNLRLVPWGNAVLQSNGSFLCQHGPEECLLNTIEACTISVYPNEEQHLSFILCLERLASANELNEWINCFNTTGLATVPIDCYKSGYGNVLENQYAAETAQLDPPHKFVPWVLVDGQPLQEDFKNFVTYVCNAYKGEQVPEACHPLPLMNNSLKKASLLSADTPYSITWLLIYGIHFSFSFSLL; this is translated from the exons ATGGCGTCCGCTGGTTTCTTCACCTGTATGCTGTTGGCGTTGTTTATTGGGATATGGCCATGTCATGCTCAAAACGTCACTCTTTCAGTTTACTACGAAACTCTCTGCCCTTATTGCTCTGACTTCATAGTCAACCATCTGGTCAAGCTCTTTCACAGCCGACTCTTTTCCATCGTCAACCTCAGGCTGGTTCCATGGGGCAACGCTGTTTTGCAAAGTAACGGCTCCTTCCTTTGCCAG CATGGCCCAGAAGAATGCCTCTTAAATACTATTGAAGCCTGCACCATCTCAGTATATCCTAACGAG GAGCAGCATTTGAGTTTCATCCTCTGCCTTGAGCGTCTGGCCTCAGCCAACGAGCTGAATGAGTggattaattgttttaatacGACTGGATTGGCCACAGTTCCCATTGATTGCTATAAAAGTGGCTATGGAAATGTG CTTGAGAACCAGTATGCTGCTGAAACTGCTCAGCTTGATCCACCACATAAGTTTGTGCCATGGGTGCTTGTTGACGGTCAACCTCTACAAGAG GACTTCAAGAATTTCGTCACCTACGTCTGCAATGCATACAAGGGAGAACAAGTGCCCGAGGCTTGCCACCCACTTCCACTAATGAACAATTCATTGAAAAAG GCGTCGTTGCTGAGTGCTGATACACCATACTCTATCACTTGGTTACTGATTTATGGGATTCACTTTAGCTTCTCCTTCTCCTTGCTTTAA